Proteins from a single region of Nocardioides anomalus:
- a CDS encoding esterase-like activity of phytase family protein produces the protein MVPTLEASARLSADYLAPGPPSGAQATPANGRTGPFAGQVIPGFSAVVEVGDGTFWAQPDNGFGAKTNSADYLLRIYRVQPQWSTGKVDVLSYLSLRDPDRKVPFPIVNDATGDRLLTGADFDIESLVRQPDGTFWVGEEFGPFLLHVDATGKVLQAPVPFPDGRSPQNPYLQPGETPRIAASKGFEAMAGSRDGRYLYPILEGPFVDDADQRRHFVYEFDTRSSSYTGTRWAYQTDEAPNMVADAFTNGQGKLLVLERDNYDGPAAVTKKVYQVDLRRTDREGFLEKTLVVDLLKLANPRHLGYGQDPYAFPYVSVETIVQLRDGRLLTANDNNYPGDDARVPGTPDDTELAIISLEEERAPREHTATLIGHRGSSGTRPEHTLASYEQAIQACADFIEPDVVSTRDGVLVARHEPEIGGTTDVASHPEFADRKTTKVLDGVPVTGWFAEDFTLAELKTLYAAERLPAVRPQNTAFDELYRIPTLDEVLDLARHSRTCDGDPVGVYPETKHPTYFAQQGLGTDGPLLDELARNGIDADYPVFIQSFETSNLKALDRRTDIPLVQLVDCTGAPYDLTARGEPTTYADLVSKKGLKKVARYADGVGPCKDLLIPRDAQGRLLQPTPVIEDAHRVGLILHPFTFRVENQFLPLQYRSGTDPNAPGDLAGELRAFLRAGIDGFFTDNPTIGARVVS, from the coding sequence GTGGTTCCGACCCTGGAGGCCAGCGCCCGCCTCTCGGCGGACTACCTCGCGCCCGGCCCGCCGTCCGGCGCCCAGGCCACCCCCGCCAACGGGCGCACCGGCCCCTTCGCGGGCCAGGTCATCCCCGGCTTCTCGGCCGTCGTCGAGGTCGGCGACGGCACCTTCTGGGCCCAGCCCGACAACGGGTTCGGGGCCAAGACCAACTCCGCCGACTACCTGCTGCGCATCTACCGCGTGCAGCCGCAGTGGTCGACCGGCAAGGTCGACGTGCTGAGCTACCTCAGCCTGCGCGACCCGGACCGCAAGGTGCCGTTCCCGATCGTCAACGACGCGACCGGGGACCGGCTGCTCACCGGCGCCGACTTCGACATCGAGTCGCTGGTCCGCCAGCCGGACGGCACGTTCTGGGTCGGCGAGGAGTTCGGCCCGTTCCTGCTGCACGTCGACGCCACCGGCAAGGTCCTGCAGGCGCCCGTGCCCTTCCCCGACGGCAGGTCCCCGCAGAATCCCTACCTCCAGCCCGGCGAGACCCCGCGCATCGCGGCCAGCAAGGGCTTCGAGGCGATGGCCGGCTCGCGCGACGGGCGCTACCTCTACCCGATCCTCGAGGGCCCGTTCGTCGACGACGCCGACCAGCGGCGGCACTTCGTCTACGAGTTCGACACCCGCTCCTCGTCGTACACCGGCACGCGCTGGGCCTACCAGACCGACGAGGCGCCGAACATGGTTGCCGACGCGTTCACCAACGGCCAGGGCAAGCTGCTCGTGCTCGAGCGCGACAACTACGACGGCCCGGCCGCGGTGACCAAGAAGGTCTACCAGGTCGACCTGCGGCGCACCGACCGCGAGGGGTTCCTCGAGAAGACCCTCGTCGTCGACCTGCTCAAGCTGGCCAACCCGCGCCACCTCGGCTACGGCCAGGACCCCTACGCGTTCCCCTACGTCTCGGTCGAGACCATCGTGCAGCTGCGCGACGGCCGGCTGCTGACGGCCAACGACAACAACTACCCCGGCGACGACGCGCGCGTGCCCGGCACGCCCGACGACACCGAGCTGGCGATCATCTCGCTGGAGGAGGAGAGGGCGCCCCGCGAGCACACGGCCACGCTCATCGGGCACCGCGGCTCCTCGGGGACCCGTCCCGAGCACACCCTCGCGTCGTACGAGCAGGCCATCCAGGCGTGCGCGGACTTCATCGAGCCCGACGTGGTCTCCACCAGGGACGGCGTCCTCGTCGCCCGCCACGAGCCGGAGATCGGCGGGACCACCGACGTGGCCAGCCACCCGGAGTTCGCGGACCGCAAGACCACCAAGGTGCTCGACGGCGTCCCGGTGACCGGCTGGTTCGCCGAGGACTTCACGCTGGCCGAGCTCAAGACGCTCTACGCCGCCGAGCGGCTCCCCGCCGTGCGGCCGCAGAACACCGCGTTCGACGAGCTCTACCGGATCCCGACCCTCGACGAGGTGCTCGACCTGGCCCGCCACTCGCGGACCTGCGACGGCGACCCGGTCGGCGTCTACCCCGAGACCAAGCACCCGACGTACTTCGCGCAGCAGGGGCTCGGCACCGACGGGCCGCTCCTGGACGAGCTGGCCCGCAACGGCATCGACGCGGACTACCCGGTCTTCATCCAGAGCTTCGAGACCTCCAACCTCAAGGCGCTCGACCGCCGCACCGACATCCCGCTCGTCCAGCTCGTCGACTGCACGGGTGCGCCGTACGACCTCACGGCGCGGGGCGAGCCCACGACGTACGCCGACCTGGTCAGCAAGAAGGGCCTGAAGAAGGTGGCGCGCTACGCCGACGGCGTCGGGCCCTGCAAGGACCTGCTCATCCCCCGCGACGCCCAGGGCCGGTTGCTCCAGCCGACACCAGTGATCGAGGACGCCCACAGGGTGGGGTTGATCCTGCACCCCTTCACGTTCCGGGTGGAGAACCAGTTCCTGCCGCTGCAGTACCGCTCCGGCACCGACCCCAACGCCCCCGGTGACCTCGCGGGCGAGCTGCGGGCCTTCCTCAGGGCCGGCATCGACGGGTTCTTCACCGACAACCCGACGATCGGGGCACGTGTCGTCTCCTGA
- a CDS encoding phosphotransferase family protein, with the protein MDLSALEPLDGGWSGQTFLAEVAGERSVVRVYPPGTREDRGAEIDAAVLRLVRGLVPVPEVLEVRPARPELDQPGLLVTAYVEGVRGDLLSPGRLAQVAPALGALAADLGAMPMPRPGPFVDAELRLGRFGVDGLPAYVEQRLPELGHLSPDEVDGLREVALEAQTLLDTVTRTCLVHSDLNPKNLLVDPDTLRLVAVLDWEFAHAGHPFTDLGNMLRFERDEAYTQAVLAAYAERRGTPPEEALALARAADLWALVDLATRRAASPVAARADRLLRGVARARDAAAPELAAPR; encoded by the coding sequence GTGGACCTGTCGGCTCTGGAACCCCTGGACGGTGGCTGGTCGGGCCAGACCTTCCTGGCCGAGGTGGCGGGGGAGCGGAGCGTGGTCCGCGTCTACCCGCCCGGCACGCGCGAGGACCGCGGTGCCGAGATCGACGCCGCGGTGCTGCGGCTGGTCCGTGGGCTGGTGCCGGTGCCCGAGGTGCTCGAGGTCCGCCCGGCGCGACCCGAGCTCGACCAGCCGGGCCTGCTCGTCACGGCGTACGTCGAGGGCGTGCGCGGCGACCTGCTGAGCCCCGGCCGGCTAGCGCAGGTGGCGCCGGCGCTGGGCGCGCTGGCCGCCGACCTCGGCGCGATGCCGATGCCGCGCCCGGGACCGTTCGTGGACGCCGAGCTGCGGCTCGGGCGCTTCGGGGTCGACGGCCTCCCGGCGTACGTCGAGCAGCGGCTGCCCGAGCTCGGGCACCTGAGCCCCGACGAGGTGGACGGGCTGCGCGAGGTCGCCCTCGAGGCGCAGACCCTGCTCGACACCGTCACCCGTACCTGCCTGGTGCACAGCGACCTCAACCCGAAGAACCTGCTGGTCGACCCCGACACCCTCCGGCTCGTCGCGGTGCTCGACTGGGAGTTCGCCCACGCCGGCCACCCGTTCACCGACCTGGGCAACATGCTGCGCTTCGAACGCGACGAGGCGTACACCCAGGCCGTGCTGGCGGCGTACGCCGAGCGCCGGGGCACCCCGCCCGAGGAGGCGTTGGCCCTGGCGCGCGCCGCCGACCTCTGGGCGCTGGTCGACCTGGCCACCCGTCGGGCGGCCAGCCCGGTGGCCGCACGAGCGGACCGGCTGCTGCGCGGCGTGGCGCGCGCCCGGGACGCCGCGGCACCGGAGTTGGCGGCCCCTCGCTGA
- the rpsA gene encoding 30S ribosomal protein S1 translates to MTSTLSVQPDYDAPQVAVNDIGSEEDFLAAIDATIKYFNDGDIVDGTIVKVDRDEVLLDIGYKTEGVIPSRELSIKHDVDPNEVVQVGDKVEALVLQKEDKEGRLILSKKRAQYERAWGTIEQVKEEDGVVEGTVIEVVKGGLILDIGLRGFLPASLVEMRRVRDLQPYVGQTLEAKIIELDKNRNNVVLSRRAWLEQTQSEVRHGFLTQLQKGQIRKGVVSSIVNFGAFVDLGGVDGLVHVSELSWKHIDHPSEVVAVGDEVTVEVLDVDMDRERVSLSLKATQEDPWQHFARTHQIGQIVPGKVTKLVPFGAFVRVEEGIEGLVHISELAERHVEIPEQVVQVNDDVMVKIIDIDLERRRISLSLKQANETTAATDVEDFDPTLYGMSATYDEQGNYVYPEGFDPETGEWLEGFDEQRAVWEDQYAKAHARWEAHVKQQKEAAEAEVEAGEATSYSSGGTDDDSTSDGGSLASDEALQALREKLTGGAS, encoded by the coding sequence ATGACGTCCACCCTCTCTGTTCAGCCGGACTACGATGCGCCGCAGGTCGCGGTCAACGACATCGGGTCCGAAGAGGACTTCCTCGCCGCGATCGACGCGACCATCAAGTACTTCAACGACGGCGACATCGTCGACGGCACCATCGTCAAGGTGGACCGCGACGAGGTCCTGCTCGACATCGGCTACAAGACCGAGGGCGTCATCCCCTCGCGCGAGCTGTCCATCAAGCACGACGTCGACCCCAACGAGGTCGTCCAGGTCGGCGACAAGGTCGAGGCGCTCGTCCTCCAGAAGGAGGACAAGGAGGGTCGCCTGATCCTGTCCAAGAAGCGTGCGCAGTACGAGCGCGCCTGGGGCACGATCGAGCAGGTCAAGGAGGAGGACGGCGTCGTCGAGGGCACCGTCATCGAGGTCGTCAAGGGCGGCCTCATCCTCGACATCGGGCTCCGCGGCTTCCTCCCCGCCTCGCTGGTGGAGATGCGCCGGGTGCGCGACCTGCAGCCGTACGTCGGCCAGACGCTCGAGGCCAAGATCATCGAGCTCGACAAGAACCGCAACAACGTCGTCCTGTCGCGCCGCGCGTGGCTGGAGCAGACCCAGTCCGAGGTGCGCCACGGCTTCCTGACCCAGCTGCAGAAGGGCCAGATCCGCAAGGGCGTCGTCTCCTCGATCGTCAACTTCGGTGCGTTCGTGGACCTCGGCGGCGTCGACGGCCTGGTGCACGTCTCCGAGCTGTCCTGGAAGCACATCGACCACCCCTCGGAGGTCGTGGCCGTCGGTGACGAGGTCACCGTCGAGGTGCTCGACGTCGACATGGACCGCGAGCGGGTCTCGCTGTCGCTCAAGGCGACGCAGGAGGACCCCTGGCAGCACTTCGCCCGCACCCACCAGATCGGTCAGATCGTGCCGGGCAAGGTCACCAAGCTGGTGCCCTTCGGTGCCTTCGTCCGCGTCGAGGAGGGCATCGAGGGCCTGGTGCACATCTCCGAGCTGGCCGAGCGCCACGTGGAGATCCCCGAGCAGGTCGTCCAGGTCAACGACGACGTCATGGTCAAGATCATCGACATCGACCTCGAGCGTCGCCGGATCTCGCTGAGCCTCAAGCAGGCCAACGAGACCACCGCGGCCACCGACGTCGAGGACTTCGACCCGACGCTGTACGGCATGTCGGCGACCTACGACGAGCAGGGCAACTACGTCTACCCCGAGGGCTTCGACCCCGAGACGGGCGAGTGGCTCGAGGGCTTCGACGAGCAGCGCGCGGTCTGGGAGGACCAGTACGCCAAGGCGCACGCCCGCTGGGAGGCCCACGTCAAGCAGCAGAAGGAGGCCGCCGAGGCCGAGGTCGAGGCCGGCGAGGCCACGTCCTACTCCTCCGGTGGCACCGACGACGACAGCACCTCCGACGGCGGCTCGCTGGCCTCCGACGAGGCGCTGCAGGCGCTGCGCGAGAAGCTCACCGGCGGCGCGAGCTGA
- a CDS encoding GDSL-type esterase/lipase family protein — protein MRTSAASTTLAALVAVSGAFLAPPQGPAQAAAPEPVRILVVGDSITQGSSGDWTWRYRLWRHLVDHEVPVDLVGPRDDLWDYLDNVPGDQRYADPAFDRDHAARWGMALQQLDAQLAPVEQLVSDHHPDVVVELLGSNDLAFLGRTPQQVAEDLADFVADARSADPGVDVVLGRVPQPWREEVAALNDLLPDLAEELDTPGSRVVVADSDAGVELTPDTLDGAHPNAHGELKIAAGVADALHELGIGPAADRPLVDVPRGPVIAPVLSAEPGEHRATLSWVRSPGSGSSEVWQRDLTAGGSWRRIEPAAPGTAYLALGLAGGHRFEFQTRPLKGFWIAESPSGWSNVVRVDLPADPVPQPPAPPPVETVPRPGAVTHVSAVAKRDGRVRTTGRRVSGAASYTLLVATVGRCRATPPPSARFLVNGSDLPAPRRTLHADARAVWVRWVAVRDGAEGPATARSSACAVVRR, from the coding sequence GTGCGCACGAGCGCGGCCAGCACCACGCTGGCCGCGCTCGTCGCCGTTTCCGGGGCCTTCCTCGCGCCGCCGCAGGGGCCGGCGCAGGCCGCCGCCCCGGAGCCGGTGCGGATCCTGGTGGTCGGCGACTCGATCACCCAGGGCTCGTCGGGCGACTGGACGTGGCGCTACCGGCTGTGGCGGCACCTGGTCGACCACGAGGTCCCGGTCGACCTGGTGGGGCCGCGCGACGACCTGTGGGACTACCTGGACAACGTCCCCGGCGACCAGCGGTACGCCGACCCGGCCTTCGACCGAGACCACGCCGCCCGGTGGGGCATGGCGCTCCAGCAGCTCGACGCGCAGCTCGCGCCTGTCGAGCAGCTGGTCTCCGACCACCACCCCGACGTCGTGGTCGAGCTGCTCGGCTCGAACGACCTGGCCTTCCTGGGCCGCACGCCGCAGCAGGTCGCCGAGGACCTGGCCGACTTCGTGGCCGACGCGCGGTCCGCCGACCCGGGCGTGGACGTCGTGCTGGGGCGCGTGCCGCAGCCGTGGCGCGAGGAGGTCGCGGCGCTCAACGACCTGCTCCCGGACCTGGCCGAAGAGCTCGACACCCCGGGCTCGCGCGTCGTCGTGGCCGACAGCGACGCAGGCGTGGAGCTGACGCCCGACACCCTCGACGGCGCCCACCCCAACGCGCACGGCGAGCTCAAGATCGCCGCCGGGGTGGCGGACGCCCTGCACGAGCTCGGCATCGGGCCTGCGGCCGACCGACCGCTGGTCGACGTGCCGCGCGGGCCGGTCATCGCGCCGGTGCTCTCGGCCGAGCCGGGCGAGCACCGGGCCACGCTGTCGTGGGTGCGCTCGCCGGGCTCGGGGAGCTCGGAGGTGTGGCAGCGCGACCTCACCGCCGGCGGGTCCTGGCGGCGCATCGAACCGGCCGCGCCGGGGACGGCGTACCTCGCGCTGGGGCTGGCCGGGGGCCACCGGTTCGAGTTCCAGACCCGGCCGCTCAAGGGGTTCTGGATCGCGGAGTCGCCGTCGGGCTGGTCCAACGTCGTGCGGGTCGACCTGCCGGCCGACCCGGTGCCTCAGCCCCCGGCCCCGCCGCCGGTCGAGACCGTGCCGCGGCCCGGCGCGGTCACCCACGTGTCCGCGGTGGCCAAGCGGGACGGCCGCGTGCGGACGACCGGGCGGCGGGTCAGCGGCGCCGCGTCGTACACGCTCCTGGTGGCGACGGTCGGCCGCTGTCGCGCCACCCCGCCGCCGTCCGCGCGGTTCCTCGTCAACGGCTCCGACTTGCCGGCGCCGCGCCGCACGCTGCACGCGGACGCCCGGGCGGTGTGGGTGCGCTGGGTCGCGGTGCGCGACGGCGCCGAGGGGCCGGCGACGGCCCGCTCGAGCGCCTGCGCGGTGGTACGTCGGTGA
- a CDS encoding GlxA family transcriptional regulator: protein MPVQSVPTVQSPVAKVAVIVQDQAEPFGLGSLVEVWGEPEHPEDQTPVFDFQVCTPRPGRVRGRSDYDLHVERGLEATEDADLVCVSPHWDFLHHDPAVLEAIRAAHERGAILYAHCSGSFELGAAGLLDGRECTTHWRYTERLAAMYPEAKVRPDVLYCHDDNVLTGAGSAAGIDASLHLVRDLYGARVAASMARRIVVPPHRDGGQAQFIARPVPECDSETFGPLLEWIIAHLEEDLDVDTLARKSLMSPRTFARRFRAETGATPHSWVTQQRVLRAEELLEQTDRSVEWIASEVGFGNAATFRHHFTRSRGVSPQQYRRSFSGVA, encoded by the coding sequence ATGCCAGTGCAGTCGGTGCCCACGGTGCAGTCGCCCGTCGCCAAGGTCGCGGTGATCGTCCAGGACCAGGCCGAGCCGTTCGGTCTCGGCTCGCTGGTCGAGGTCTGGGGCGAGCCGGAGCACCCGGAGGACCAGACCCCGGTCTTCGACTTCCAGGTCTGCACGCCGCGGCCCGGGCGGGTCCGGGGCCGCTCGGACTACGACCTGCACGTCGAGCGCGGGCTCGAGGCCACCGAGGACGCCGACCTGGTCTGCGTCTCGCCGCACTGGGACTTCCTGCACCACGACCCCGCCGTGCTCGAGGCCATCCGCGCCGCGCACGAGCGCGGCGCGATCCTCTACGCACACTGCTCGGGCAGCTTCGAGCTCGGCGCCGCCGGCCTCCTCGACGGCCGCGAGTGCACCACGCACTGGCGCTACACTGAGCGGCTCGCGGCGATGTACCCCGAGGCCAAGGTCCGCCCCGACGTCCTCTACTGCCACGACGACAACGTCCTCACCGGCGCCGGCTCGGCCGCCGGCATCGACGCCTCCCTGCACCTGGTCCGCGACCTGTACGGCGCCCGCGTGGCCGCGAGCATGGCCCGCCGGATCGTCGTGCCCCCGCACCGCGACGGCGGCCAGGCCCAGTTCATCGCCCGCCCGGTCCCGGAGTGCGACAGCGAGACCTTCGGCCCGCTGCTGGAGTGGATCATCGCCCACCTCGAGGAGGACCTCGACGTCGACACCCTCGCGCGCAAGTCGCTGATGTCGCCGCGCACCTTCGCCCGCCGCTTCCGCGCCGAGACCGGCGCCACCCCGCACTCCTGGGTCACCCAGCAGCGCGTGCTGCGCGCCGAGGAGCTGCTCGAGCAGACCGACCGCTCGGTGGAGTGGATCGCCTCCGAGGTCGGCTTCGGCAACGCCGCGACCTTCCGGCACCACTTCACGCGCTCGCGCGGCGTGAGCCCCCAGCAGTACCGCCGGAGCTTCTCGGGCGTCGCCTAG
- a CDS encoding sulfotransferase has translation MPGTFLLGVGCQKGGTAWMHRYLEASPQCDPGFRKEYHVWDALDLDSGRLARQRIEGQGGRRAAFLADPETYFDYFAGLLEPAGVRLTADITPAYAALAVERFAMVRDGFRARGVRPVAAYLLRDPVERVWSASRMDMRRMGEAAPEDPETRIGHMYDHPMYAERTRYDLTMAALEEAFGREDVWYGFYERLFRRDTLQELCAFLGVDFHEPDLGRQVNTSPKSAQLPDGAAETIARYFAPVYDAVQRRFPGLDLAELWPSAKLL, from the coding sequence GTGCCCGGCACCTTCCTGCTCGGCGTCGGCTGCCAGAAGGGCGGCACGGCGTGGATGCACCGCTACCTCGAGGCCTCGCCGCAGTGCGATCCGGGGTTCCGCAAGGAGTACCACGTCTGGGACGCCCTGGACCTGGACTCCGGGCGCCTGGCGCGCCAGCGCATCGAGGGCCAGGGCGGCCGGCGGGCGGCGTTCCTGGCGGACCCCGAGACCTACTTCGACTACTTCGCGGGGCTGCTCGAGCCCGCGGGCGTGCGGCTGACCGCGGACATCACACCGGCCTACGCCGCGCTGGCGGTGGAGCGGTTCGCGATGGTGCGCGACGGCTTCCGGGCGCGTGGCGTGCGCCCGGTCGCGGCGTACCTCCTGCGCGACCCGGTCGAGCGGGTCTGGTCGGCCTCGCGCATGGACATGCGGCGGATGGGCGAGGCGGCGCCGGAGGACCCGGAGACGCGGATCGGCCACATGTACGACCACCCGATGTACGCCGAGCGCACCCGCTACGACCTGACCATGGCGGCGCTGGAGGAGGCGTTCGGGCGCGAGGACGTCTGGTACGGCTTCTACGAGCGGCTCTTCCGCCGCGACACCCTCCAGGAGCTGTGCGCGTTCCTCGGCGTCGACTTCCACGAGCCCGACCTGGGCCGGCAGGTCAACACCTCGCCCAAGTCGGCCCAGCTGCCCGACGGCGCGGCCGAGACCATCGCGCGCTACTTCGCGCCGGTCTACGACGCCGTCCAGCGGCGCTTCCCCGGGCTGGACCTGGCCGAGCTCTGGCCGTCGGCGAAGCTGCTGTAG
- a CDS encoding class I adenylate-forming enzyme family protein, which produces MSRTVSTTLGEGDRVALLVPGSLDYLDAVLGLLAAGVVPIPLDPRLTAYERERILTPLSPALVVTSAAELDRVRAAYPDTRGLPRARPVHCTSGTTGTPKGVWSGLLSAEDARALVAEERSLWSFVDTDVNLVLSPLHHSAPLRFAMGTALAGGRVVVPGPFDPALVTAAIEAERPTSMFCVPTHLQRLFAHWDEVGVPDLSSFRLVAHAGAPCPDAVKRRLVELFPAGSTWEFYGSTEGQFTACRSEEWLERPGTVGRARPGRTLSVDPDGTIWCTVPRFARFSYFGDPDKTAATWRGDAFTVGDLGRLDEDGYLHLDGRREDLVISGGVNVYPLEVEQVLQGHPGVDDVAVYGVPDEQWGQRVCAAYVGTASAAELDAFVRERLAPPKRPKTWHRLEELPRTLTGKVLRSDLPR; this is translated from the coding sequence GTGAGCAGGACGGTGAGCACGACGCTGGGCGAGGGCGACCGGGTCGCGCTGCTGGTGCCGGGGTCGCTGGACTACCTGGACGCCGTGCTCGGGCTGCTGGCCGCGGGGGTGGTCCCGATCCCCCTCGACCCGCGGCTCACGGCGTACGAGCGGGAGCGGATCCTGACGCCGCTCTCCCCCGCCCTCGTGGTGACCAGCGCCGCCGAGCTGGACCGGGTGCGGGCGGCGTACCCGGACACCCGAGGCCTGCCCCGCGCCCGGCCGGTGCACTGCACCAGCGGCACGACCGGGACGCCCAAGGGCGTGTGGAGCGGGCTGCTGTCGGCCGAGGACGCCCGTGCGCTGGTGGCCGAGGAGAGGTCGCTCTGGAGCTTTGTCGACACGGACGTGAACCTGGTCCTGTCGCCGCTCCACCACTCCGCGCCGCTCCGGTTCGCCATGGGCACCGCGCTCGCGGGGGGCCGGGTGGTGGTCCCCGGCCCGTTCGACCCCGCGCTGGTCACCGCCGCGATCGAGGCCGAGCGGCCGACGTCGATGTTCTGCGTGCCGACCCACCTGCAGCGGCTGTTCGCGCACTGGGACGAGGTCGGCGTGCCCGACCTGTCGTCGTTCCGGCTCGTCGCGCACGCCGGCGCGCCCTGCCCGGACGCGGTCAAGCGGCGCCTGGTCGAGCTGTTCCCGGCCGGCAGCACGTGGGAGTTCTACGGCTCGACCGAGGGGCAGTTCACCGCCTGCCGCTCCGAGGAGTGGCTCGAGCGGCCCGGCACCGTCGGCCGCGCCCGCCCCGGCCGCACGCTGTCGGTCGACCCCGACGGCACGATCTGGTGCACGGTGCCGCGGTTCGCCCGCTTCTCCTACTTCGGCGACCCGGACAAGACCGCGGCGACCTGGCGCGGCGACGCGTTCACCGTCGGTGACCTCGGCCGGCTGGACGAGGACGGCTACCTCCACCTCGACGGCCGCCGGGAGGACCTGGTCATCAGCGGCGGCGTCAACGTCTACCCGCTCGAGGTCGAGCAGGTCCTGCAGGGGCACCCGGGCGTCGACGACGTGGCGGTGTACGGCGTCCCCGACGAGCAGTGGGGCCAGCGGGTCTGCGCGGCGTACGTCGGGACGGCGAGCGCCGCGGAGCTGGACGCGTTCGTCCGCGAGCGGCTGGCCCCGCCCAAGCGGCCCAAGACCTGGCACCGCCTCGAGGAGCTGCCGCGCACGCTCACCGGCAAGGTCCTGCGCTCGGACCTGCCCCGCTGA
- a CDS encoding RNA polymerase sigma factor: MVTSDERELVADLRGGDPAALATLFDRYGDRLYNHCFRHLGDWAEAEDATSSVFLEVWRHRRRVRLHNGSALPWLYGVATNVCRNAGRSRRRRQRALARLPHPASEADHAEAVTDRLGSEARMRAVLAQVEALPAHEREVLGLVAWAGLTYEQAAAALDVPVGTVRSRLSRARARLAQEVSDD, from the coding sequence GTGGTCACCAGTGACGAGCGGGAGCTCGTGGCCGACCTGCGCGGCGGTGACCCGGCCGCCCTCGCCACGCTGTTCGACCGCTACGGCGACCGCCTCTACAACCACTGCTTCCGCCACCTCGGCGACTGGGCCGAGGCCGAGGACGCCACCTCGTCGGTGTTCCTCGAGGTCTGGCGGCACCGGCGGCGGGTGCGGCTGCACAACGGGTCGGCGCTGCCGTGGCTGTACGGCGTGGCCACCAACGTCTGCCGCAACGCCGGGCGCTCCCGCCGCCGGCGCCAGCGCGCGCTGGCCCGGCTCCCGCACCCGGCCAGCGAGGCCGACCACGCCGAGGCCGTGACCGACCGGCTGGGCTCCGAGGCCCGGATGCGGGCCGTCCTGGCCCAGGTCGAGGCACTCCCGGCCCACGAGCGCGAGGTGCTCGGCCTCGTGGCCTGGGCCGGGCTGACCTACGAGCAGGCCGCGGCCGCGCTCGACGTACCCGTCGGGACCGTGCGCTCCCGGCTGTCCCGGGCCCGCGCCCGGCTCGCCCAGGAGGTGTCCGATGACTGA
- a CDS encoding TetR/AcrR family transcriptional regulator, protein MPTRAENRAELTRAILDRAAAQLAEVGPAALSVRQIARDLGLASSAVYRYFPSRDALLTALLVQAFDAVGQAVEDGAASGSGVRERFLGACHGLRDWARDHPHEYALAYGSPVPGYAAPPDTVTSYLRVALVLLGTVRDAQLDGRPVGAPTAPVTATEREAVRRISTFVDPPLDDAHTARALVVWVALLGHVSLELFGHTANAVLDHDEHFRTVVEQLADDLGL, encoded by the coding sequence GTGCCGACCCGCGCCGAGAACCGTGCCGAGCTGACCCGCGCGATCCTCGACCGCGCCGCCGCGCAGCTGGCCGAGGTGGGTCCGGCAGCGTTGTCGGTGCGTCAGATCGCCCGCGACCTGGGCCTCGCGTCGTCCGCGGTCTACCGCTACTTCCCCAGCCGGGACGCCCTGCTGACCGCACTCCTGGTCCAGGCCTTCGACGCCGTCGGCCAAGCGGTCGAGGACGGCGCCGCGTCCGGCTCCGGGGTGCGCGAGCGGTTCCTCGGCGCCTGCCACGGGCTGCGCGACTGGGCCCGCGACCACCCCCACGAGTACGCCCTGGCCTACGGCTCTCCCGTGCCCGGGTACGCCGCCCCGCCGGACACCGTGACGTCGTACCTGCGGGTCGCGCTGGTCCTGCTCGGCACCGTCCGGGACGCGCAGCTCGACGGGCGGCCGGTCGGCGCGCCGACGGCACCGGTGACGGCGACGGAGCGCGAGGCGGTGCGCCGGATCAGCACGTTCGTGGACCCGCCGCTCGACGACGCCCACACCGCGCGGGCGCTGGTCGTGTGGGTGGCGCTGCTCGGGCACGTCTCGCTGGAGCTGTTCGGGCACACCGCGAACGCCGTGCTCGACCACGACGAGCACTTCCGCACCGTAGTCGAGCAGCTGGCCGACGACCTGGGGCTGTGA